A genomic region of Colletotrichum destructivum chromosome 5, complete sequence contains the following coding sequences:
- a CDS encoding Putative P-type ATPase, heavy metal-associated domain, HMA, P-type ATPase, A domain superfamily, whose amino-acid sequence MGSGCCSDEPVKGQGCAGPADKVNHGHDHGHEVEADDNCAGDGNCDGAEAVPCLDENCDADTDCDSDNDDDSTCRSVKLECCNSKEENCDEKCIIAAAAVECEKTCDDDTAHDGMALHPNQSQSISELTLLGAVDHKHTHDKDGHHPASACSTHLSKAFEKYSAYLESARCICRSILDRGLPTTCCVEQQPGAAAALVPAKPPATAKKAREPVEAQTSAHAHGQHKHHHHHRHGIKRRGKKSSATHDHDMAIMPARDDRSDCCSGHDVGLPSALAKGPVPLSRTAEKDVEKDAGLEHIALVVDGMTCSGCGNKLERTLKAVPGVSGVRVNFVMGNAEFMFDGAAGKAEDIIRNTERATGFHCTRMSSDDQTLDILAAGAEAKMMTDLAIMGVNEVSIVDKKVVRVTYDPAVIGARTLLDKFGPLATRLAPPRDDPSIASGRKRMYDQLMKTVLSAALTVPVVVFAWGEKLEPKTRSIVSVVLATLVQLIAVPDFYKPAISSLVHSGAIEMDMLVVISITAAYVYSIIGFGFHMAGRPLDPREFFETSTLLITLVLLGRLTAAFARIRAVAAVSLRSLQAATAVIVEKGRDVEIDARLLQYGDKFKVLPHSTVPTDGLVMNGSSEVDESMLTGENMPVFKKQHDTVIAGTINGSGTLVVQLTRLPGKNTVTDIAELVEEAANSKPRIQDIADRVASWFVPVVTSVAVVVVVIWVIIGLKVRQQPVGKAVAQAITYAIAVLAVSCPCALGLAVPMVLVVAGGIAARGGVIIKSAECTERARRVSDVVFDKTGTITEGELDVVEEEILLAGQDEARAVTKALVAGNKHPVSMAIAKYLAPRATLEVKVTDSRVIPGAGVEATLDGHTVCAGNPSWTNVNSLPSVTRFQDAGMAILVITRDSDPIALFGLRTRLRPEASRVIAQLARRNIAVHLVSGDQKRAVESVAAQVGIPNVASQRTPAQKRDYVASLMSEGKLVMFVGDGTNDAVAVTQADVGVQLGSAASSSDVTRGAADVILLAGLEGIPFVLDVSRASFHRMVFNFVWSAVYNVLAILLAGGAFVPVNFSIPPAYAGLGEMVSVIPVIIAAMTMVMKRNRSEA is encoded by the exons ATGGGCTCCGGATGCTGCTCCGACGAGCCTGTCAAGGGTCAGGGATGCGCCGGCCCAGCTGACAAGGTCAACCACGGACACGACCATGGCCACGaagtcgaggccgacgacaactGCGCCGGTGATGGAAACTGCGACGGTGCTGAGGCGGTTCCCTGCCTTGACGAGAACTGCGATGCGGATACCGACTGCGACTCCGACAATGACGATGACTCTACATGCCGCTCCGTCAAGCTTGAGTGCTGCAATTCCAAGGAAGAGAACTGCGACG AAAAATGCATAatcgctgctgccgccgttgagTGTGAGAAGACTTGCGACGACGATACCGCTCATGATGGTATGGCATTGCATCCTAACCAAAGTCAGTCCATCTCGGAACTCACGCTCCTAGGCGCTGTCGATCACAAACATACCCACGATAAGGACGGACATCATCCGGCCTCGGCTTGTAGCACCCATCTCTCCAAGGCCTTCGAGAAGTACAGCGCCTATCTTGAGTCGGCCCGTTGCATCTGTCGTAGCATCCTCGATCGCGGCTTGCCGACCACTTGTTGCGTCGAACAGCAACCcggtgccgctgccgctctCGTTCCAGCGAAGCCTCCTGCTACTGCAAAAAAGGCCCGAGAGCCTGTCGAGGCGCAGACGTCCGCACATGCTCACGGTCAACACAagcatcaccatcaccaccgccacggCATTAAGCGACGCGGCAAGAAGTCGAGCGCTACTCACGATCATGACATGGCCATCATGCCCGCTCGAGACGACCGGTCTGACTGCTGCAGCGGACACGACGTCGGCCTTCCCTCTGCTCTTGCAAAAGGGCCGGTGCCTCTATCCCGAACCGCGGAGAAGGATGTCGAGAAGGATGCCGGGCTAGAGCATATCGCTCTTGTCGTTGACGGCATGACTTGTTCTGGATGCGGTAATAAGCTCGAGAGAACGCTCAAGGCGGTTCCTGGCGTTTCTGGCGTGCGTGTCAACTTCGTCATGGGCAATGCGGAGTTCATGTTCGACGGCGCTGCAggcaaggccgaggacatcATCCGCAACACGGAGCGAGCCACTGGGTTTCACTGCACCCGCATGTCAAGTGATGACCAGACGCTCGACATACTCGCCGCAGGCGCGGAAGCTAAGATGATGACGGACCTTGCGATCATGGGTGTCAATGAAGTCAGCATTGTCGACAAGAAGGTGGTCAGAGTTACTTACGACCCAGCAGTCATTGGAGCCCGAACCCTCCTCGACAAGTTCGGACCGCTCGCGACAAGACTAGCACCGCCCCGCGATGATCCCTCCATCGCGAGTGGAAGAAAGAGGATGTACGATCAGTTGATGAAAACGGTCCTCTCCGCAGCCCTCACCGTCCCCGTCGTGGTTTTCGCCTGGGGTGAGAAGCTTGAACCGAAGACGCGCTCCATAGTTTCGGTCGTGCTTGCGACACTGGTGCAGCTTATCGCCGTGCCCGACTTTTACAAACCAGCCATTTCATCTCTTGTGCACAGCGGTGCCATCGAAATGGACATGCTGGTCGTTATCAGCATCACTGCCGCTTATGTCTATTCAATCATAGGGTTTGGGTTTCACATGGCGGGCCGACCTTTAGACCCCCGCGAGTTTTTCGAGACAAGTACTCTACTCATTACTCTAGTacttctcggccgcctcaCTGCCGCTTTCGCGCGTATTCGTGCCGTTGCAGCTGTTTCACTCCGCTCGCTCCAGGCTGCCACCGCTGTCATTGTGGAAAAGGGAAGGGATGTCGAGATCGACGCTCGTCTACTTCAGTATGGCGACAAGTTCAAGGTCCTTCCACACTCAACTGTGCCCACCGACGGTTTGGTTATGAACGGCTCCAGCGAAGTAGACGAGTCTATGTTGACTGGCGAGAACATGCCTGTCTTCAAAAAGCAGCACGATACCGTCATTGCGGGAACCATCAACGGCTCAGGGACACTGGTGGTCCAGCTCACTCGTCTTCCTGGGAAGAACACTGTGACCGACATCgcggagctcgtcgaggaagcagCCAACTCAAAGCCGAGAATTCAGGACATTGCCGACCGCGTGGCCAGCTGGTTTGTTCCCGTCGTTACCTCAGtggctgtcgttgtcgtcgtcatctgGGTCATTATCGGCCTTAAGGTTCGCCAACAACCTGTCGGAAAGGCAGTTGCCCAGGCAATCACCTATGCCATTGCTGTTCTCGCCGTCTCTTGCCCTTGCgctctcggtctcgccgtCCCGATGGTTctggtcgtcgccggcggaATTGCTGCTCGCGGAGGCGTCATTATCAAATCGGCCGAGTGCACGGAGAGGGCTCGAAGGGTCAGCGACGTCGTATTCGACAAGACTGGGACCATCACAGAAGGAGAGCTGGACGtggttgaagaagaaatTCTTCTCGCGGGCCAGGATGAAGCTCGTGCCGTCACCAAGGCCCTCGTTGCAGGCAACAAACATCCGGTATCCATGGCTATCGCCAAGTACCTCGCTCCGCGTGCAACTCTTGAAGTCAAAGTCACCGATTCCCGAGTTATCCCGGGGGCTGGTGTCGAGGCCACTCTTGATGGACATACCGTCTGTGCCGGAAACCCATCCTGGACCAATGTTAACTCCCTACCCTCCGTCACCCGTTTCCAAGATGCAGGCATGGCTATTCTGGTTATCACTCGCGACAGTGACCCTATCGCCCTTTTCGGATTGCGTACCCGTCTCCGCCCAGAGGCATCCAGAGTCATCGCCCAGCTTGCCCGTCGCAATATCGCCGTGCACCTCGTCTCCGGCGACCAAAAGCGTGCAGTCGAGTCCGTTGCCGCTCAGGTTGGAATTCCCAATGTGGCATCCCAGCGAACCCCGGCCCAGAAACGGGATTATGTCGCCTCGCTCATGTCcgagggcaagctcgtcATGTTTGTTGGCGACGGTACCAACGATGCGGTGGCTGTCACGCAAGCAGACGTGGGTGTGCAGCTCGGCAGCGCAGCTTCATCGAGCGATGTCACCCGTGGAGCGGCGGACGTGATCCTTCTCGCAGGCCTC